The DNA segment GGCTGGACGTCGTACAACGATTTCTTTCACCGCGAGATCCAGCCGCAGAACCGCCCGGTCGCGGGACCGGGCGATCCGACGGTCGTCGTCTCCGCCAACGACGGGAACCTGGTGTCGATCGCGCAAGGCGTGCAGCGGACGGCTCAGTTCTGGCTCAAGGACGAGCCGTTCTCGCTGGCCGACATGCTCAACGACAGCTCGTTCGTCGACCGCTTCGTCGGCGGCGACGTCGTGCAGACGTTCTTGAGCGGCGCCAACTACCACCGCTGGCGCGCGCCGATCTCGGGCACCGTGGTTTCCACCGAGGTCGTGGGCGGCCTCATGTTCAGCGACGCGGAGGCAGCCGGTCTCGACCCGAACGCCGTGCTCTCGGAAGGCTACTACGCGTCGGTGAACACGCGCGGGCTCGTCTACATCGACAGCGGCGATCCGGTGCTCGGCACGGTCTGCGTGATCCCGATCGGCATCACCGAGATTTCGTCGGTCACGATCACGGTGCAGCCGGGCCAAGTCATCGCGAAAGGCGACGAGCTGGGCTACTTCAGCTACGGCGGCTCCAGCATGTGCCTCGTCTTTCAACCCGGCGCCATCGCAAGCTACACGGTGGGCCCGCCGCCGCCGTACCCCATCGTCGATCCGAGCAGCGGGCCGCCGGTGGTCGCCAACGCGCAGATCGCCGTCGCGAACGTGTGACGCGGTCGCGCGCGTTCAGCCGCGGATGACCGCCAGCGCCTCGTCGCGGTGCTGCTCCATCAGCGCGCGAGTGTCGCCTTCGACGTTGACGCGCAGCAGCGGCTCGGTGTTCGACTTGCGCACGTTGAGCCACCAGTCGGGATACTCGATCGTCACGCCGTCGAGGTGGTCGACCTTCGCGTCCGTGTAGTGCCGTTCGAGCCGCTGCATCTCGCGGTCGGCGTCGGCGACCGGCAAGTTGATCTCGCCCGAGCGGAAGCGCGTGTTGTACGGCGCGATCGCCTTCGTGATCGGGCCGTCGATCTCGCTGAAGAGATCGAGGCACTGCAGCAGCGCGATCATCCCCGAGTCGGCGAACCAGTTCTCGCGGAAGTAGAAGTGGCCGCTGTGCTCGCCGCCGAAGGGGATGTCTTCCTCGCGCATGATCGGCTTGATCAGCGAGTGCCCGACAGGCGAGCGCCGCGGGATCCCGCCGTGCGCCGTGACCGCCTCGGGGACGCTGCGCGAGCAGATCAGGTTGTAGAGGATCTTCGAGCCGGGATACTTCTTGAGCGTCGCGACGCCGACCGCGGCGGTGACGATGCTGCCGTCGGGGAAGCCGCCCTGCTCGTCGACGATGAACATCCGGTCGGCGTCGCCGTCGAACGCCGCGCCGAGATCGCAGTGCTGCTCCAGCACCGCTTTGCGCAGGGCGAGCTTGTTCTCGTCCTCGATCGGCGAAGCCGGATGGTTCGGAAACGTTCCGTCCAGCTCGAAGTACAGCGGGACGACCTCGACCTGCGGCAGGTACTTGAACACGTACGGCACGGTCAGCCCGGCCATCCCGTTGCCGGCGTCGATCGCGATCTTGTAGGGCTTGATCTTGGCGACGTCGCGGATGAAGGAGACGCAGTGCTTGCCGAAGTCGTCGAGGATCTCGCGCGAGCCGACCTTCCCTTTGCGCGCCGGCTCCTTGAAGTCGCCGGCGAGCGCGAGGTCGCGCACCTCGCCGAGCCCCGTGTCGAGCGAGATCGCCTGCGCTTCCTCGCGGCAGAACTTCAGCCCGTTGTACTGCGCCG comes from the Candidatus Eremiobacterota bacterium genome and includes:
- a CDS encoding phophatidylserine decarboxylase associated domain-containing protein; translated protein: MSDHTTIPRYLRGRGAALHLPRSKAALDEFHAKIKQKVDAVTAAGEGGQWDPTVQAMADLIAADPIIRMYAEEMIVQVQQLPNPPPSTVTSVEQMLEALNYIVTLAPEYNPDPSQRNAFPMSSLFAYLMMTVAGEALFRNRAYNASVQAILQQWCAYLNSPDSTSVLNDGYYGWISPPAITEFHLDDFIFDPNAPFGGWTSYNDFFHREIQPQNRPVAGPGDPTVVVSANDGNLVSIAQGVQRTAQFWLKDEPFSLADMLNDSSFVDRFVGGDVVQTFLSGANYHRWRAPISGTVVSTEVVGGLMFSDAEAAGLDPNAVLSEGYYASVNTRGLVYIDSGDPVLGTVCVIPIGITEISSVTITVQPGQVIAKGDELGYFSYGGSSMCLVFQPGAIASYTVGPPPPYPIVDPSSGPPVVANAQIAVANV
- the manB gene encoding phosphomannomutase/phosphoglucomutase (converts mannose-6-phosphate to mannose-1-phosphate; the resulting product is then converted to GDP-mannose by ManC which is then used in the synthesis of mannose-containing glycoconjugates that are important for mediating entry into host cells), which translates into the protein MPNAFDTSIFKSYDVRGIVGTQLTPEVAYLIGRAFVQALGRTNICIGRDMRPSGEALIEALTRGATEGGADVTHIGMISTDALYFAVGHYGFDGGVMITASHNPAQYNGLKFCREEAQAISLDTGLGEVRDLALAGDFKEPARKGKVGSREILDDFGKHCVSFIRDVAKIKPYKIAIDAGNGMAGLTVPYVFKYLPQVEVVPLYFELDGTFPNHPASPIEDENKLALRKAVLEQHCDLGAAFDGDADRMFIVDEQGGFPDGSIVTAAVGVATLKKYPGSKILYNLICSRSVPEAVTAHGGIPRRSPVGHSLIKPIMREEDIPFGGEHSGHFYFRENWFADSGMIALLQCLDLFSEIDGPITKAIAPYNTRFRSGEINLPVADADREMQRLERHYTDAKVDHLDGVTIEYPDWWLNVRKSNTEPLLRVNVEGDTRALMEQHRDEALAVIRG